Genomic segment of bacterium BMS3Abin11:
TGGCACGAATGGGTACTATCTTTTATCTTGTTGCGCTGGCCATGGAAACCCTGACCGGCTGGAACCTACAGACCATCATAATCATCACAGGCATCCTCGTTACGCTCTATACCGTCGTCGGCGGTATAGAGGCAGTGATCTGGACCGATGCCATACAGAGCGTCATCTTAACGCTGGGTGCTGTTGTCTCGCTGGCAACGATCATCTGGTTGATGCCGGGTGGTTTTGGCCAGATTATGGACATTGCCTCCAATGCCGAAAAGACCTCTCTGGGCAGCTTCGACCTGACCTTTACTGAATCAGGATTCTGGCTGATTATGCTCTACGGTATATTTATCAACCTGCAAAACTTTGGTATCGACCAGAGTTACGTCCAGCGCTATCAAACTGCGCGTTCACTGACTGATGCACGGCGTTCAGTCTGGATAGGTGCCCTGACCTACATCCCGGTCAGTGCATTGTTCCTGCTACTTGGCACAGCCCTGTTTGCCTACTACCAGATCAACACAGGATTACTGCCGGCTGAAATTACCGGTGACAAAGTCTTTCCCTATTTCATCGTCAACGAACTTCCTGCTGGACTCACAGGCCTGGTCATCGCTGCCCTGTTTGCCGCGGCCATGAGTTCAGCCGATACCTCAATGAACTCATCGGCCAGCCTGTTGATGAACGATGTGTATCTGCGTTTATTAAGGCCACAAGCTACTAGCGGCAGCCAGATAAAATTTCTTCGCATCATCACCATCATCCTCGGCATATTAGGTACATCCACTGCCCTGTTAATGATCTCCATCAAAGGTGCACTGGATACCTGGTGGTCACTGGCCGGTATCTTCTCCGGCGGTATGCTGGGTTTGTTTCTGCTTGGTGCACTATCCCGCCGCGCACGCTCATTCGAAGCCGCCACCGCCGTCATCACAGGTCTATTGGTAATCGCCTGGGCGAGCCTGTCACCGGGAAAAGAAGTCTGGTGGGCCAATCCTTTGCACAGCTTTATGACGATTATAATTGGAACCTTGACCATTTTTCTGGTTGGGGTTGTTTTGAGCCGGGGAAGGGGGAGGATGGAAAAAAGTACGCCCCCAAAAACCCTGTATGACCTGGAATAAAATTGTAGGAGTGTCGCTCGGCGCGATCAACTATCTCCCAAAAAGAAGATCCAACTGTTTTCCATATTTCTTTCCAAACTTCTTACGTATTTTCTTTTCAGCCTTCTGTTTCACTTCCTGTTTAGCGGCTTTGCTCATGTCAATTTTGAATTTTGGGTCATTGAAATTTCCAGTAATCTTCAGCGGCAGGGCCTTGCCCTCAAGTTTTTTAAACTCCGCCTTATCAATCTCAGAGATCCCGGATGACAGCGCCAGTTTCAGACGGTAGTCCAGTTGTTGGGTATTTAGATTGGCCGAACCGCTACCGGTGAGATCTGCCAGCGGGGTTAGTACCTTGATGCTATCTGTAATTGCGACACCGTTGACCAGTTTTGTTTTCAAACTCATCTCAAGAATTTTTGTACGATCCGGGCTACCGTCATCGACATAGTTCTCTCTCTTCAACAGTGCATTCGCCCTCTGCAGCATTTTTCGTACGCTGAAGCCTTCGAAAGCGCCATCTTTTACCCTGGCGTCAACCGTGCCGTTGAGCGCCTGTGTCAGGACACTGCTATCCGGCCCCTGAGTGCGGAGCTTAGCGCTCATGTTTGCGACGCCTGTAATCCACTCTTTCGAATCTTCACCCATGGAGTATTTCATTACCTGCGCAATCTGAACGCCATTCAGGTTTTCGGTGACGCGAAACTTCGGTGTGGCGGTGGTTGCATCCAGTTCCATCATGCCTGTGATATTGCCACCAAACAGCTGTGCTGAAAATGGCTCTATGCGGGCTATGCCATTCTTTGCCCTCAGCTCGGCCTTAACATCGGTGGCCTGTAGTGTATCCAGGATGAAAGTGCCAATAGACAGCCTGGCATCGACATCCAGTTGACGAATCGTCTCGACTGGAATATCAACAGGTCCTGATTTTACTTGCGCGTAAGCTAAGTTAATACTCACTAATGAAAATAACATCTGCTCCATAGTCAGGGATTTAATGCTGCTCTGATCAGGCGCTGACCCCATCCACGGCGTTGCATCGAACTTATCCGTTTCAATTACTAGCTTGACTGTCGGCACTGGGTTGTTGAGGTTGGAAACTACCACGCTACCCGAGCCTTTCGAGCCGGGAATGCTGTAATGCATGGCCGGCAGCTCGATCACCATGCTGGCCAGGTTTACTTTCAATGGTGATTCCAGGGTGACAGTCATCGGATTGATGGGCGCGATACCGCCGGAAAGTTTCAGGTTTAAGGCAATTTTGTCGCTGCTGACCAGTTGTGTTGCAAGGTCTACAATAATATCGCCCTTCATGCTTTTTTGCAGTATGCCGCCATCAAGTGCTGTACCTGTCGCGTCTACATTGATGGCGAAATTATTCAGTTTCAAGCTCTGCAAGTCACTGGCAAGCTTTAGATCCGTACGGGCCTGCATGCTTCCCGTCATTTCCTCTCCATTCACGGCAAAATTAGTGCTAAAAGACACCGCGATAGGGGTATCAAAGATTATCGCGCCGGTTTCCAGGTCCATATTCGTTAGTTCAAGCTTTGTTCCACTCTGGCGGTCGTCCCAGGTGATGCTGGCATTCTTCATCTCAATACCGCCAATTGCAAGCGCCGCCAGGACTTTTCTGTTATCGCCTGGCGAAGCTTCCGTTTCCGTACTGCCCGTGGCAGCTTCGGTTGTGCCAAAATCCCAGTTTGTTTTGCCATTCTTCAGTGTAACCAGATTGGCCTGCACCCCTTCCAGCACAACGGTTTCCATCTGTACCTCACCGTTAAACAGTGGTATTAGCTTGAGCTTGATCTTCGCACCCCGTATCCCTGCCAGCGGTGCATCACCAAAACCCGGTGCATTGGCTATTGCAATGGCACCTGTTTGTATCCCTATCCATGGAAAAAAACTGGTATTCAACTCGCCAGCAATAGAAATCTCACGTCCGGTAGCTTTTTTAAAGCCATTGGCCATTTGTTCACGGTAGTCATTAGCATCGAAAAACAGCGTCATCCAGGTGACGACGGCAAGTGGTACAAAGATAATAATGGCAAGGGTAATGATTAAAAGGCGTTTCATGGGATTCTCCGAGTATCAGATCATTATTATTTTCAAGGTTAATAAGTATCAGGTTTCAAGTTACAAGTTTCAAGTTACAAGGAAAATCTTAATCCTTTGTCTTTAATTTTGGTCTTACCTAAATGAATAATACTCTTCACTTTAATCAAAACCATCGCGCCGATGGCGATGTTCCTACAACCGTCTTTCTTTAAACTTCCATCCCGAAACCTGAAATCCATACCAAATCAGTATAAAAAATGCGACAATCAAAAGATAAATTAAAGTAATACGCTATGCTTCAAGTAAATTCTCTAAAAACCTCCCAGGCTATTTTTTTAAATTGAATTGATGTAGTGTGAGCCTTGGAATACCCTCAAAATCATGTGTGATTTTTCAATATTACAGGTTGATCGTTATGAAAGATCGTTTATTTCTAAATATCCTGCTTGCAGGAGCAGGTTTTGTCGCAATCCTTCCCGTAGCAGGCATTACCGCCTCAGTTGAGAGCGAGGTAAAGGAATACATGCAGGAAAAAAATCCCAGGTCCATTACTGAGTATCCTGAGGTATTTAAAGAAGTGTATAAGAAATATGCACCGGCCATTGAGGGATCCACACTGGCTACCGTGGTGTACTACTTCAGTGAGTCGGACAAGCAGACACTTAAAGATATCAGTATGCTGGCTAACCAGGCAGTGACAGCGGCCATCAGCAATTCACGCAGTGATACTGATGAAGATGACCTCTCCAGCTATATTACCGGTGCTGTCTGCGGGTCATTCAGGGGTAGTATTCGTGCCGCATATAAGCAGGCGACAAGCGCCGGGCAGACTGTTGAAGGTGGGCTACAGGCAGCCCTTGATTCAGGGGTAAAACCAGACTATGCGGCGACTGCTGTGATACGGGGGATAGATACCTGTCTTCAAGGCCGTCTGGAAAATGATGTGATTAGCATCATCGGCGGTATTGTCGGCAGCAAAGTACCGGGTTTTGGCTATATAGCGCCATACCAGGCGTATCTTCCGCCCACCCTGGGTGCAGGTGATGTAGATCTATTTAGAAGGCCACCTACAGATTTTCCGGGACCAGACACGGATATTTGTGTTTCGAATTGTATCTAGCTGGCATTATATGACAAAACATCAATGAGCAAAAATAAGAATACTTATTTTCGCAAAACTGTTTTATCGGTATTCCTGCCGACCCTTTTGCCCGTGATGGCGGCCAATGCTGTCGAGACCGCTCTGGATCCTGGTTTCAGTGGCAAGGGTATTACCTATGGCCCTCGAATAACAGCAATCGGACAGGGTATTTCGCCCAATGACGATAAAAAGAATGTAAACGAAGATAGTGATGGTTCAGGAGCATTTTTTATCCCGGCTTTGGGGGCAGGCATAAGTACTGACAATAACATCAATCGGGTCCCAAAAAGCGAGCAATCAGCAACCATCTATCATTTACGACCGGCGCTAGGCGTGCAGACCGGTAAAAATATGACCCGCTTCAATGCCGGCTACGCTGGAGACTATGCTAAGTACACGGGTACTAACTTTGATGACCTGTATAGCTACGAAGATCATCACCTTTATGCCGGAGTGTCAGGTTACAGTAAAAAGAGCGCTTATAATGTCACAGCGGATTACACACGCGGACATGATTCTATCAGCGGTAACAGTATTAATGACAACCTTCGTCGTTTTGATA
This window contains:
- the sglT gene encoding sodium/glucose cotransporter is translated as MAQLDVIVLIAYVLLVTGFGCLFYRKSSDVEGFMVAHRRLPGWVVGLSIFGTYLSSISFLALPGKAYMSNWSAFVFSLSLPFAAWVASRWFIPLYRATGDVSAYAYLERRFGLWARLYALVFYLLTQLARMGTIFYLVALAMETLTGWNLQTIIIITGILVTLYTVVGGIEAVIWTDAIQSVILTLGAVVSLATIIWLMPGGFGQIMDIASNAEKTSLGSFDLTFTESGFWLIMLYGIFINLQNFGIDQSYVQRYQTARSLTDARRSVWIGALTYIPVSALFLLLGTALFAYYQINTGLLPAEITGDKVFPYFIVNELPAGLTGLVIAALFAAAMSSADTSMNSSASLLMNDVYLRLLRPQATSGSQIKFLRIITIILGILGTSTALLMISIKGALDTWWSLAGIFSGGMLGLFLLGALSRRARSFEAATAVITGLLVIAWASLSPGKEVWWANPLHSFMTIIIGTLTIFLVGVVLSRGRGRMEKSTPPKTLYDLE
- a CDS encoding putative assembly protein, translated to MKRLLIITLAIIIFVPLAVVTWMTLFFDANDYREQMANGFKKATGREISIAGELNTSFFPWIGIQTGAIAIANAPGFGDAPLAGIRGAKIKLKLIPLFNGEVQMETVVLEGVQANLVTLKNGKTNWDFGTTEAATGSTETEASPGDNRKVLAALAIGGIEMKNASITWDDRQSGTKLELTNMDLETGAIIFDTPIAVSFSTNFAVNGEEMTGSMQARTDLKLASDLQSLKLNNFAINVDATGTALDGGILQKSMKGDIIVDLATQLVSSDKIALNLKLSGGIAPINPMTVTLESPLKVNLASMVIELPAMHYSIPGSKGSGSVVVSNLNNPVPTVKLVIETDKFDATPWMGSAPDQSSIKSLTMEQMLFSLVSINLAYAQVKSGPVDIPVETIRQLDVDARLSIGTFILDTLQATDVKAELRAKNGIARIEPFSAQLFGGNITGMMELDATTATPKFRVTENLNGVQIAQVMKYSMGEDSKEWITGVANMSAKLRTQGPDSSVLTQALNGTVDARVKDGAFEGFSVRKMLQRANALLKRENYVDDGSPDRTKILEMSLKTKLVNGVAITDSIKVLTPLADLTGSGSANLNTQQLDYRLKLALSSGISEIDKAEFKKLEGKALPLKITGNFNDPKFKIDMSKAAKQEVKQKAEKKIRKKFGKKYGKQLDLLFGR